CCGCGGGGTCCTCGACGCGGTAGCCCACGGCGCCGAAGGCGCGGGCGTAGTCGTCGAAGCGGGGGTTGCCGATGCGGTCCCCGATGTAGCGGCCCCCGTAGAAGTGGCGCTGGTAGGCGCGCTCGGAGCCGAGGTTGAAGTTGTTCAGGATGACGCAGACGGTGTTGAGCCGCTCGCGCACGGCGGTCTCGAGCTCGGCCCCGTTGCAGAGAAACGCGCCGTCCCCGCTGATGGTGACTACGGGGCGGTCCGGGCAGGCGAGCTTGGCGCCGAGGCCGACGGGGTAGCCGATGCCGATGGCGGCGAGGTCCTGGGGGGCGAGGAAGCTCCGGGGGCGGAGGAACCTCTGGTATTCGTAGGTGTAGCCGGCGGCGCTCCCGGCGTCGATGGTGAGGATGGCGTCCCGGGGCAGCACCCGGGCGAGGGCGGCCTGGGCGCGGCGCGGGTCGATGGGCCTGCCGGGGAGCCTGAGGGCCGCCTCGCGGTGCCTCTCCTGGGCGGCGCACACCTGGGCGGCCTTCTCGCGCCAGGCGGGGCGGCTTCTCTTTTCCACGGCGCGCA
The DNA window shown above is from Candidatus Tectomicrobia bacterium and carries:
- a CDS encoding thiamine pyrophosphate-binding protein — protein: LGSIGRGTLPEARALFEAADVVLAVGTRLAHTTSFLKPGFLPGGAKLIHAALDPRSIGRAYRADVGIAADAGLVLQGLLRAVEKRSRPAWREKAAQVCAAQERHREAALRLPGRPIDPRRAQAALARVLPRDAILTIDAGSAAGYTYEYQRFLRPRSFLAPQDLAAIGIGYPVGLGAKLACPDRPVVTISGDGAFLCNGAELETAVRERLNTVCVILNNFNLGSERAYQRHFYGGRYIGDRIGNPRFDDYARAFGAVGYRVEDPADLESVFAEALKQDKPVLVDVICDPDVFPEPRRKEAVKGQG